In Patulibacter sp. SYSU D01012, a single window of DNA contains:
- the cysD gene encoding sulfate adenylyltransferase subunit CysD, producing MSDATADVTTAVQGPAVAGLSKLRALESEAIHVMREVAAELERPALLFSGGKDSIVLLRLAEKAFRPGRFPFPLVHVDTGHNFDEVLDFRDRRAAELGERLIVARVQDTIDAGRVADGYDPARPGSSRNQQQTQTLLDCIEEHRFDACFGGARRDEERARAKERIFSFRDDFGGWDPKNQRPELWNLYNGRLRSGENVRVFPISNWTELDVWQYIAEERLVLPSIYFAHEREVVRRNGMLYAVSPYLRPHEGETVETLSVRYRTVGDLTITGAVESTASTLEDVVAEIAATRVTERGETRADDRVSEAAMEDRKVQGYF from the coding sequence ATGAGCGACGCCACCGCCGACGTGACGACCGCGGTGCAGGGCCCGGCCGTCGCCGGACTCTCCAAGCTGCGGGCGCTGGAGTCCGAGGCGATCCACGTCATGCGCGAGGTCGCCGCCGAGCTCGAGCGGCCGGCGCTGCTGTTCTCGGGCGGCAAGGACTCCATCGTCCTGCTGCGCCTGGCCGAGAAGGCGTTCCGTCCCGGCCGCTTCCCCTTCCCGCTCGTGCACGTCGACACCGGGCACAACTTCGACGAGGTCCTCGACTTCCGCGACCGCCGCGCCGCCGAGCTGGGCGAGCGGCTGATCGTGGCGCGGGTGCAGGACACGATCGACGCCGGGCGCGTGGCCGACGGCTACGACCCCGCGAGGCCCGGCTCCTCGCGCAACCAGCAGCAGACGCAGACGCTGCTGGACTGCATCGAGGAGCACCGCTTCGACGCGTGCTTCGGCGGTGCCCGCCGGGACGAGGAGCGCGCCCGCGCGAAGGAGCGCATCTTCTCGTTCCGCGACGACTTCGGCGGCTGGGACCCGAAGAACCAGCGGCCCGAGCTGTGGAACCTCTACAACGGCCGGCTGCGGTCGGGCGAGAACGTCCGCGTCTTCCCGATCTCGAACTGGACCGAGCTCGACGTCTGGCAGTACATCGCCGAGGAGCGGCTGGTGCTGCCGTCGATCTACTTCGCCCACGAGCGCGAGGTGGTCCGCCGGAACGGGATGCTCTACGCGGTCTCGCCGTACCTGCGGCCGCACGAGGGGGAGACCGTCGAGACGCTGTCGGTCCGCTACCGCACCGTCGGCGACCTGACGATCACCGGGGCGGTGGAGTCGACGGCGAGCACGCTCGAGGACGTCGTCGCCGAGATCGCCGCCACGCGCGTGACCGAGCGCGGCGAGACCCGCGCCGACGACCGCGTGTCCGAGGCCGCGATGGAGGACCGCAAGGTCCAGGGGTACTTCTAG
- a CDS encoding GTP-binding protein, translating to MTTATTPHAGPVAATADLLRVATAGSVDDGKSTLIGRLLYDSKQVLVDQLEQVQEASVRRHGAGAVDLSLLTDGLRAEREQGITIDVAYRYFTTGDRSFILADTPGHVQYTRNMVTGASTADLVIVLVDARQGVIEQTRRHTFIASLLGIRHVTFAVNKMDLVDWDEERFRAIEAETTRIAAQLGIPDIHVIPISALEGTNVVDRGDVPGWYPEDADHPTLLRHLQTVQVASDRNLTDVRFPVQWVIRPGGAVGRDGVRAADADLHDYRGYAGQVAGGVLRPGDEVQVLPSGVRTRIARIETFDGDLDEATAPMSVTVHLQDDVDVSRGDVLVGAGDDAAALCRREFEADVCWMSDRPLRPGQRLLLKHTTTTTVAKVDAVLDRLDLHTLDRVAPDAAGGLELNDIGRIRLRVKRPLVADPYDVDRTTGAFILVDEGTNDTVAGGMIR from the coding sequence ATGACGACCGCCACCACGCCGCATGCCGGCCCCGTCGCCGCGACCGCCGACCTGCTGCGGGTCGCCACCGCGGGCTCCGTCGACGACGGCAAGTCGACGCTCATCGGCCGCCTGCTCTACGACTCGAAGCAGGTGCTCGTCGACCAGCTCGAGCAGGTGCAGGAGGCGTCGGTCCGCCGCCACGGCGCCGGCGCCGTCGACCTGTCGCTGCTGACGGACGGCCTGCGCGCCGAGCGCGAGCAGGGCATCACGATCGACGTCGCCTACCGCTACTTCACGACCGGCGACCGCAGCTTCATCCTGGCCGACACCCCCGGCCACGTGCAGTACACGCGCAACATGGTCACGGGCGCGTCGACCGCCGACCTGGTGATCGTGCTCGTCGACGCGCGCCAGGGCGTCATCGAGCAGACCCGGCGCCACACGTTCATCGCGTCGCTGCTCGGCATCCGCCACGTGACGTTCGCGGTCAACAAGATGGACCTCGTCGACTGGGACGAGGAGCGCTTCCGGGCGATCGAGGCGGAGACGACGCGGATCGCCGCGCAGCTCGGCATCCCCGACATCCACGTCATCCCGATCAGCGCGCTCGAGGGCACGAACGTCGTCGACCGCGGCGACGTGCCCGGGTGGTACCCCGAGGACGCCGACCACCCGACGCTGCTGCGCCATCTGCAGACGGTGCAGGTGGCGAGCGACCGCAACCTGACCGACGTGCGCTTCCCCGTGCAGTGGGTGATCCGGCCTGGAGGGGCGGTGGGTCGGGACGGGGTCCGTGCGGCGGATGCGGACCTGCACGACTACCGCGGCTACGCGGGGCAGGTCGCCGGCGGCGTGCTGCGGCCGGGCGACGAGGTGCAGGTGCTGCCGTCCGGCGTGCGCACCCGGATCGCGCGGATCGAGACCTTCGACGGCGACCTGGACGAGGCGACGGCGCCGATGTCGGTGACGGTGCACCTGCAGGACGACGTCGACGTCTCGCGCGGCGACGTCCTCGTCGGGGCCGGCGACGACGCCGCGGCGCTGTGCCGCCGCGAGTTCGAGGCCGACGTCTGCTGGATGAGCGACCGTCCGTTGCGCCCGGGTCAGCGGCTGCTGCTCAAGCACACGACGACGACCACGGTGGCGAAGGTCGACGCGGTGCTCGACCGGCTCGACCTTCACACCCTGGACCGCGTGGCGCCCGACGCCGCCGGCGGGCTGGAGCTGAACGACATCGGCCGGATCCGCCTGCGGGTGAAGCGCCCGCTCGTCGCGGACCCCTACGACGTCGACCGCACGACCGGCGCGTTCATCCTCGTCGACGAGGGCACGAACGACACGGTCGCCGGCGGGATGATCCGCTAG
- a CDS encoding phosphoadenylyl-sulfate reductase, with product MSTPADSATTAGPPVPELPDLEASSAAEVVAWALDEYHPQIALACSFQKEESVLLDLLFKANPDARVFALDTDVLFEETYELWRQTEARYDTTIERWHGPTLNEQAAEHGDRLWERDPSKCCGIRKVAPLRAGLSKLDAWITGIRREQSPARANAAKVEWDDAFGLVKVNPLADWTDKDVWRYVMAHDLPYNPLHDRGYSSIGCFPCTNPGEGRAGRWASSDKIECGLHQEDA from the coding sequence ATGAGCACCCCCGCAGACAGCGCCACCACCGCCGGCCCGCCGGTGCCCGAGCTCCCCGACCTCGAGGCGTCGTCGGCCGCCGAGGTCGTCGCCTGGGCGCTGGACGAGTACCACCCGCAGATCGCGCTGGCGTGCTCGTTCCAGAAGGAGGAGTCCGTCCTGCTCGACCTCCTCTTCAAGGCGAATCCGGACGCGCGCGTCTTCGCCCTCGACACCGACGTGCTGTTCGAGGAGACCTACGAGCTGTGGCGCCAGACCGAGGCGCGCTACGACACGACGATCGAGCGCTGGCACGGTCCGACGCTGAACGAGCAGGCCGCCGAGCACGGCGACCGGCTGTGGGAGCGCGACCCCTCGAAGTGCTGCGGCATCCGCAAGGTCGCGCCGCTGCGCGCCGGCCTGTCGAAGCTGGACGCGTGGATCACGGGCATCCGCCGCGAGCAGTCGCCGGCGCGCGCGAACGCCGCCAAGGTCGAATGGGACGACGCCTTCGGCCTGGTCAAGGTCAACCCGCTCGCGGACTGGACCGACAAGGACGTCTGGCGCTACGTCATGGCGCACGACCTGCCGTACAACCCGCTGCACGACCGCGGCTACTCGTCCATCGGCTGCTTCCCGTGCACGAACCCGGGCGAGGGCCGCGCGGGGCGCTGGGCCAGCTCGGACAAGATCGAGTGCGGACTGCACCAGGAGGACGCATGA